One stretch of Ornithinimicrobium ciconiae DNA includes these proteins:
- a CDS encoding alpha/beta hydrolase — translation MIVERPAGSGSGGASAINRPALPTRLGALARPLRMPAVSAAPAVYPEPTTRPTGVLGRLSVAGLTVGLFTLWVALSPSLLPRAWWMTAANVGVSIAYGYLVGSLLGRFVSWLSRRTHLRVELSARSNWAFRTGWILLLVVVSIIVWIRSLHQQEAISLMAGVSRGGALNQFLGVLAGIVLFALLLLLGRGLRQLRRSTTRLVGPILPPSLAPLAATLIVAALVIFVSTDVLYQRGLNWALGNATQLSHTSPEGRTAPAEAERSGSPTSYETWESLGRQGQMFVSDGPRAADIAAATGEPALEPIRVYAGKAQHDEIDAAAQAAVAELVRAGGLERSAVNVATTTGTGFVQEWSVQALEFLTGGDVATVSMQYSFFPSGLAYVSDRDTPPAAGKALFEAVEAEINRLPQEQRPLLFTSGESLGSFGGQGAFDDADDMLARVDGAVWTGTPRFTPLWSSLTEDRREGSPEIAPVIDNGQHIRFATTPVELTEDFYGAPLVDWQEPRVVYGQHASDPVVWWSWDLLWKEPDWLREQVGRDVSPYLSWDRWVTFWQIASDMPLSVDVPSGHGHEYKHEMVPFWAGVLGLDPMADYSPIIAAIDDLVLDR, via the coding sequence GTGATCGTGGAGCGTCCGGCTGGGTCCGGGTCCGGTGGGGCCAGCGCCATCAACAGACCAGCGCTGCCGACCCGGCTCGGCGCCCTGGCGCGCCCCTTGCGCATGCCGGCGGTCAGCGCCGCACCAGCGGTCTATCCCGAGCCGACGACCCGCCCCACCGGTGTCCTGGGCAGGCTCTCCGTGGCTGGCCTGACCGTTGGCCTGTTCACGCTCTGGGTGGCCCTGTCACCCAGTCTGCTGCCCCGCGCCTGGTGGATGACCGCCGCCAACGTCGGAGTGAGCATCGCCTACGGCTATCTCGTGGGCAGCCTCCTCGGGCGGTTCGTGTCGTGGCTGTCTCGCCGCACGCACCTGAGGGTCGAGCTGAGCGCACGCTCGAACTGGGCGTTCCGCACGGGGTGGATCCTGCTGCTGGTGGTGGTGAGCATCATCGTGTGGATCCGCAGCCTGCATCAGCAGGAGGCGATCTCGCTGATGGCCGGGGTGAGTCGCGGCGGGGCGCTGAACCAGTTCCTGGGGGTGCTCGCCGGGATCGTCCTGTTCGCGCTGCTCCTGCTCCTGGGCCGCGGCCTGCGCCAGCTGCGGCGCAGCACCACCCGGCTGGTCGGGCCGATCCTGCCCCCGTCGCTGGCTCCCCTCGCCGCCACCCTCATCGTGGCGGCCCTGGTGATCTTCGTGAGCACCGATGTCCTCTACCAGCGCGGCCTCAACTGGGCGCTGGGCAATGCCACCCAACTGAGCCACACCTCGCCCGAGGGGCGCACCGCCCCGGCGGAGGCCGAGCGCTCGGGCAGCCCCACGTCATACGAGACCTGGGAGTCGCTGGGCCGCCAGGGCCAGATGTTTGTCTCGGACGGTCCGCGCGCAGCCGACATCGCGGCGGCCACCGGAGAGCCGGCCCTCGAGCCGATCAGGGTCTATGCCGGCAAGGCGCAGCACGACGAGATCGACGCGGCTGCCCAGGCGGCCGTGGCCGAGCTGGTCCGGGCCGGCGGTCTGGAGCGTTCGGCGGTGAATGTGGCCACGACGACCGGCACCGGATTTGTGCAGGAGTGGTCGGTGCAGGCGCTGGAGTTCCTCACCGGTGGAGACGTGGCGACCGTCTCGATGCAGTACAGCTTCTTTCCCAGTGGGCTGGCCTACGTCTCGGACCGGGACACGCCCCCGGCCGCGGGTAAGGCGCTGTTCGAAGCCGTGGAGGCGGAGATCAACCGGCTGCCGCAGGAGCAGCGTCCTCTGCTGTTCACCAGCGGCGAGTCGCTGGGCTCCTTCGGCGGCCAGGGTGCCTTCGACGACGCGGACGACATGCTGGCGCGCGTCGACGGGGCGGTGTGGACCGGCACCCCGCGCTTCACCCCGCTGTGGAGCTCGCTGACCGAGGACCGCCGGGAGGGCAGCCCGGAGATCGCACCGGTCATCGACAACGGGCAGCACATCAGGTTCGCCACGACGCCGGTCGAGCTGACCGAGGACTTCTATGGCGCTCCCCTGGTGGACTGGCAGGAGCCGCGCGTCGTCTACGGCCAACACGCGTCTGACCCGGTGGTCTGGTGGTCGTGGGACCTGCTGTGGAAGGAGCCGGACTGGCTGCGCGAGCAGGTCGGGCGCGACGTCTCCCCCTACCTGAGCTGGGACCGGTGGGTGACCTTCTGGCAGATCGCCAGCGACATGCCACTGTCCGTGGACGTGCCCTCGGGCCACGGCCACGAGTACAAGCACGAGATGGTGCCATTCTGGGCGGGGGTCCTGGGGCTGGACCCGATGGCGGACTACTCCCCGATCATCGCGGCCATCGACGACCTCGTGCTCGACCGCTGA
- the glsA gene encoding glutaminase A — MIDQRLQDDLTVALEEARDIGWGEPADYLRDVQGRDNNALAAAVCTTEGEVVGVGDHDRLLALQSVSKAFTYAVALQECGLDRVLAYIGVEPSGEAFNELSQHADGRPFNPLINAGALMAQALVPGETLEEREALLLERYSALAGGRLEVGEEVLAAEQVRADRNFALAHMLASSGMLTYDPHEVVQGYLRQCSVEVTTTQLAVMGATFARGGRNPVTGERVFDERVVQQTLSVMLTCGMYDASGSWVTQIGIPAKSGVSGAMLGVVPGALGLASWSPRLDTHGNSIRGLDLFRRLSDRWDLHVLRHRDPIGHPAADFDDGSGESVESVTS, encoded by the coding sequence ATGATCGACCAGCGACTCCAGGACGACCTCACGGTGGCGCTCGAGGAGGCCCGTGACATCGGCTGGGGCGAGCCCGCCGACTATCTGCGTGACGTCCAGGGCCGGGACAACAACGCGCTGGCGGCGGCGGTGTGCACCACCGAGGGGGAGGTGGTGGGCGTCGGCGACCACGACCGGCTGCTCGCGCTCCAGTCGGTCTCCAAGGCGTTCACCTATGCCGTTGCCCTCCAGGAGTGTGGGCTGGACCGGGTGCTGGCCTATATCGGCGTGGAGCCCTCGGGGGAGGCCTTCAACGAGTTGTCGCAGCATGCTGACGGCCGGCCGTTCAACCCGCTGATCAACGCTGGCGCGCTCATGGCTCAGGCCCTGGTGCCGGGGGAGACCCTGGAGGAGCGGGAGGCGCTCCTGCTCGAGCGTTACAGCGCGCTGGCCGGTGGCCGGCTGGAGGTGGGCGAGGAGGTGCTGGCGGCAGAGCAGGTGCGCGCCGACCGCAACTTTGCCCTGGCCCACATGCTCGCCTCGTCGGGGATGCTCACCTATGACCCCCACGAGGTCGTCCAGGGCTATCTGCGTCAGTGCTCGGTCGAGGTGACGACCACTCAGCTCGCGGTGATGGGAGCGACCTTTGCGCGCGGTGGGCGCAACCCGGTCACGGGGGAGCGGGTCTTCGATGAGCGGGTGGTCCAGCAGACGCTGTCGGTGATGCTCACCTGCGGGATGTATGACGCGAGTGGCAGCTGGGTGACCCAGATCGGCATACCGGCCAAGAGCGGTGTCTCGGGTGCCATGCTGGGGGTCGTGCCGGGCGCGCTGGGGCTGGCGAGCTGGTCGCCGCGGCTGGACACCCACGGCAACTCGATCCGCGGTCTTGACCTGTTCCGGCGGCTCAGTGACCGGTGGGACCTGCACGTGCTGCGGCACCGCGACCCGATAGGCCATCCCGCCGCTGACTTTGACGACGGTTCTGGTGAGAGTGTGGAGAGTGTGACGTCATGA
- a CDS encoding hemerythrin domain-containing protein yields MPCDASGMVEIHRMFRTGFREGPTLVDGVPDGDTAHAAVVARHLSTLSGSLHAHHEFEDGRFWDPLTERAPACVLHVDRMKRQHAEMLVHLNVLDAALPRWAESAASDDARAIREALTGINAALAEHLPDEEETIVPVMAAVLTQKEFDAASAHGRKATPRGQTFPMLGQILAAQPDGGDQWLRKHLPAPVRLIWRLVGKRQYTAHRNELVHGPR; encoded by the coding sequence ATGCCATGTGACGCCAGCGGAATGGTCGAGATCCACCGCATGTTCCGAACCGGATTCCGTGAGGGCCCCACGCTGGTCGACGGGGTGCCCGACGGAGACACTGCCCATGCAGCTGTCGTAGCCCGGCACCTGTCCACCCTCTCAGGATCGCTGCACGCGCACCACGAGTTCGAGGACGGGCGCTTCTGGGATCCGCTGACCGAACGCGCGCCGGCCTGTGTCCTACACGTGGACCGGATGAAGCGTCAGCACGCGGAGATGCTCGTGCACCTGAACGTGCTGGACGCAGCCCTGCCCAGGTGGGCTGAGAGCGCAGCGTCAGACGACGCCAGAGCCATCCGCGAGGCCCTCACCGGCATCAACGCCGCACTCGCCGAGCACCTGCCTGACGAGGAGGAGACCATCGTGCCCGTCATGGCGGCAGTGCTCACCCAGAAGGAGTTCGACGCGGCCAGCGCGCACGGGCGCAAGGCAACGCCCCGCGGGCAGACCTTTCCGATGCTCGGACAGATCCTGGCTGCTCAGCCAGACGGTGGGGACCAGTGGCTGCGCAAGCACCTCCCGGCCCCGGTCCGGCTGATCTGGAGGTTGGTGGGCAAACGTCAGTACACCGCGCACCGCAATGAACTGGTCCACGGCCCGCGCTGA
- a CDS encoding aldo/keto reductase, whose translation MHSFPDGTHLPHIGFATYPLRGEDGIRAIVSALEAGYRYLDTAVNYENEEEVGEALRRSGIGREQVLIATKIPGRAHERASAIATVQESLDRLQVDCLDVVLVHWPNPSRGHYVEAYEALLECRDRGLVSHVGTSNYAAPHLDEVISASGRAPVLNQIECHPLSRRRSWSARTVNWVCSPRHGALSASDRRSMPLPPSHTQPSGQGSHPPR comes from the coding sequence ATGCACAGCTTCCCTGACGGCACGCACCTGCCACACATCGGCTTCGCCACCTACCCGCTGCGCGGCGAGGACGGCATTCGGGCCATCGTATCGGCGTTGGAGGCCGGCTACCGCTACCTGGACACCGCGGTCAACTACGAGAACGAGGAAGAGGTTGGCGAGGCGCTGCGGCGCAGTGGGATCGGCCGTGAGCAAGTGCTGATTGCCACCAAGATCCCGGGACGTGCCCACGAGCGGGCCAGCGCTATTGCGACGGTGCAGGAGTCGCTCGACCGACTGCAGGTGGACTGCCTGGACGTCGTGCTGGTGCACTGGCCCAACCCCTCACGCGGTCACTACGTGGAGGCCTACGAGGCCCTGCTCGAGTGTCGGGACCGAGGTCTGGTCAGTCACGTCGGCACGAGCAACTACGCGGCGCCGCACCTGGATGAGGTGATCAGCGCCAGCGGCCGGGCGCCGGTCCTCAACCAGATTGAGTGCCATCCCCTCTCCCGCAGGAGGAGCTGGTCCGCACGCACCGTCAACTGGGTGTGCTCACCCAGGCATGGAGCCCTCTCGGCAAGCGACAGGCGCAGTATGCCGCTCCCCCCGTCGCACACGCAGCCGAGCGGGCAGGGGTCACACCCGCCCAGGTGA
- a CDS encoding NUDIX hydrolase: MEQDGSVIPSPIRYDAGLRERITANLAGHRRRVVDLAGRRHAAVALVLVDSTADTAIVWARHEDGSSARDARLPHEGLLSAAGGAAFLLCRRPLTMRRHAGQFALPGGRLDPGEGVVEAALRETHEEVGIDLGPERVLGFLDDYETRSGFVMTPVVVWGSGQEVRPDPSEVMAVFRVGLHQLQRTDSPRFESIPESDRPVVSVPLGSMEVHAPTAAVLVQLNWWGLLGRPDPVNDFDQPVFAWR; this comes from the coding sequence GTGGAGCAGGACGGCTCCGTCATACCTTCGCCGATCAGGTATGACGCGGGGCTGCGTGAGCGGATCACCGCCAACCTGGCGGGGCACCGCCGCAGGGTCGTGGACCTGGCGGGGCGCCGGCACGCCGCGGTCGCCCTGGTGCTCGTGGACTCCACTGCCGACACAGCGATCGTCTGGGCGCGGCACGAAGACGGCAGCTCGGCCCGTGACGCACGTCTGCCGCACGAGGGACTGCTCAGCGCTGCTGGCGGGGCAGCCTTCCTGCTGTGTCGGCGTCCCCTGACGATGCGGCGGCATGCGGGACAGTTCGCCCTGCCCGGCGGACGGCTCGACCCGGGCGAGGGGGTGGTCGAAGCCGCCCTGCGAGAGACCCACGAGGAGGTCGGGATCGACCTGGGTCCCGAGCGGGTGCTCGGGTTTCTCGACGACTATGAGACGCGCTCAGGCTTTGTCATGACGCCGGTCGTGGTGTGGGGTTCGGGACAGGAGGTGCGTCCGGACCCGAGCGAGGTGATGGCGGTTTTCCGGGTCGGGCTGCACCAGTTGCAGCGGACCGACTCGCCCCGTTTTGAGTCGATCCCCGAGAGTGACCGACCAGTCGTCTCCGTGCCGCTGGGATCGATGGAGGTCCACGCACCGACGGCGGCCGTCCTGGTGCAGCTCAACTGGTGGGGCCTGCTCGGGCGGCCCGACCCCGTGAACGACTTTGACCAGCCGGTGTTTGCGTGGCGGTGA
- a CDS encoding barstar family protein, with product MSTRPNARRDLPFLRSGPLSHVHLDAWPLLDAHLERWGYLRVELDGRQMTSRPAAHRHIGQAFGFPDWYGAGWDAFNDCIGQFVVDHDGARVAAIWRHLDVMAQAAPATMAEVGWGLLETQIGDMPAQNPANRTRIELAVFALGEGPDFDRPREDR from the coding sequence GTGAGCACCCGGCCGAATGCCCGACGCGACCTGCCCTTCTTGAGGTCCGGTCCACTCTCCCACGTCCATCTGGATGCCTGGCCCCTGCTTGATGCGCACCTGGAGCGTTGGGGCTATCTGCGTGTGGAACTCGATGGGCGCCAGATGACCTCCCGGCCCGCTGCACACCGGCACATCGGTCAGGCCTTCGGGTTTCCTGACTGGTATGGCGCCGGGTGGGACGCCTTCAACGACTGCATCGGCCAGTTTGTCGTGGATCATGACGGTGCCCGCGTCGCCGCCATCTGGCGTCATCTGGACGTGATGGCGCAGGCTGCGCCGGCCACCATGGCCGAGGTCGGTTGGGGTTTGCTCGAGACGCAGATCGGCGACATGCCGGCCCAGAACCCGGCCAACCGCACTCGGATCGAGTTAGCCGTCTTCGCTCTGGGGGAGGGGCCGGATTTCGATCGTCCACGTGAGGACCGGTGA
- a CDS encoding alpha/beta hydrolase, with the protein MDIRDLRPPTHDPWPAFTHHPPISSHGVRGARSWTGLTFGFVPGYRPMTLDLHVPTDAAGPVPVVVWIHGGGWTEGDRRYVPLQWPQQLLFDKIVAAGMAVATVDYRLLAEAPFPACVHDCVAAVRYLRQYADQLGLDPDRVGIWGESAGAHLASLVAFVGSQRDPHGRLLGRVGVGEGRLDVAASVLFYGPAQLGWVIDQVVGDDVRGALGGDLTLAEDLSPINQVHRGIAPVLLMHGRDDALVPASESAILHDALLAVGVDSTLEITDGADHCFIGAPIEPHLDRAIDFLGRLLQS; encoded by the coding sequence ATGGACATCCGCGACCTGCGCCCACCCACCCACGACCCATGGCCGGCATTCACCCACCACCCCCCGATCAGCTCCCACGGTGTGCGTGGGGCACGGTCGTGGACCGGGCTGACCTTCGGCTTCGTCCCCGGCTATCGCCCGATGACCCTCGACCTGCACGTCCCGACCGATGCGGCCGGGCCGGTGCCGGTGGTGGTGTGGATCCACGGTGGCGGGTGGACCGAGGGCGACCGGCGCTATGTCCCGCTGCAGTGGCCGCAACAGCTGCTCTTCGACAAGATCGTCGCCGCCGGCATGGCCGTCGCGACCGTCGACTACCGCCTGCTGGCCGAGGCGCCCTTCCCGGCGTGTGTGCACGACTGCGTGGCGGCCGTGCGCTATCTGCGCCAGTATGCCGACCAGCTGGGCCTGGACCCTGACCGCGTGGGGATCTGGGGCGAGTCCGCAGGGGCACACCTGGCCTCGCTCGTCGCGTTCGTCGGATCGCAGCGGGACCCCCACGGCCGCCTGCTTGGCCGTGTCGGCGTGGGTGAAGGACGGCTGGATGTCGCGGCGAGCGTCCTGTTCTATGGCCCGGCGCAGCTGGGATGGGTCATCGACCAGGTGGTCGGTGACGACGTGCGTGGCGCTCTGGGCGGCGACCTCACACTGGCAGAGGACCTCTCCCCCATCAACCAGGTGCACCGCGGCATCGCTCCGGTCCTGCTGATGCACGGCCGTGACGACGCGCTGGTGCCAGCCAGCGAGAGCGCGATCCTGCACGACGCACTGCTGGCGGTAGGGGTCGACAGCACCCTGGAGATCACCGACGGAGCCGATCACTGCTTCATCGGCGCGCCGATCGAGCCCCACCTGGACCGAGCCATCGACTTCCTGGGTCGACTCCTGCAGAGCTAG
- a CDS encoding class I SAM-dependent methyltransferase, translating into MTLDPVDRLLLDELGELPSGRVALIGDEHGALADAVAQLAGGRVVAHHDSVVSERALARTGVEVSPELATALTGAELVVLRLPKSLDALDEIARTAAQVAAADVRLVAGGRTKHMTPSMNPVLAMSFETVRASLGRQKSRVLHASGPRTVEQPWPKHRHHDDLDLTVYAHGAAFAGTRLDAGTALLIGQLHRLEDTEGAVVDLGCGTGILAALLARRFPNVTAVDVSAAAVASTRLTTAGTVETRRADGLTEFADDSVAAVVTNPPFHVGTTKDSTPTLAMIADAGRVLVPDGELLMVFNAHLPYLPRLARLGRTEILARDRHYLVTRTVRG; encoded by the coding sequence GTGACCCTCGACCCTGTGGATCGGCTGCTGCTTGATGAGCTCGGGGAACTCCCGTCCGGCCGGGTTGCCCTGATCGGTGATGAGCACGGCGCCCTCGCAGACGCCGTCGCCCAGCTCGCCGGTGGGCGGGTGGTCGCCCACCACGACAGCGTGGTCAGCGAACGTGCCCTGGCCCGCACCGGCGTGGAGGTCTCCCCCGAGCTCGCGACTGCTCTCACGGGGGCCGAGCTGGTGGTGTTGCGCCTCCCGAAGTCGTTGGACGCCCTGGACGAGATCGCCCGGACGGCCGCCCAGGTCGCTGCCGCGGATGTCCGCCTGGTCGCCGGGGGTCGCACCAAGCACATGACGCCGTCGATGAACCCGGTGCTCGCCATGAGCTTCGAGACAGTCCGGGCCAGCCTCGGACGGCAGAAGTCCCGCGTGCTGCATGCCTCCGGCCCCAGGACCGTGGAGCAGCCCTGGCCCAAGCACCGCCACCACGACGACCTCGACCTGACCGTCTATGCGCACGGCGCGGCCTTCGCCGGCACCCGCCTGGATGCCGGCACGGCACTCCTGATCGGCCAGCTCCACCGACTGGAGGACACCGAGGGCGCGGTGGTCGACCTCGGGTGCGGCACAGGAATTCTCGCGGCCCTGCTGGCCCGCCGGTTCCCCAACGTGACGGCCGTGGACGTCTCCGCTGCAGCGGTCGCCTCCACGCGGTTGACCACGGCCGGCACGGTCGAGACACGCCGGGCCGATGGGCTGACCGAGTTCGCTGACGACTCGGTGGCCGCCGTCGTCACCAATCCCCCGTTCCACGTCGGCACCACCAAGGACTCCACCCCGACGCTGGCGATGATCGCCGACGCCGGGCGGGTGCTGGTGCCTGATGGTGAGCTCCTCATGGTCTTCAACGCGCACCTGCCCTACCTGCCCAGACTGGCACGTCTGGGGCGCACCGAGATCCTGGCCCGCGACCGGCACTACCTCGTGACCCGCACCGTGCGCGGCTGA
- a CDS encoding nitroreductase family deazaflavin-dependent oxidoreductase yields MRERVTAWGAKLLQSRAFVRAPIPLFRAGLGFLLGGRLLMLEHVGRTTGQARYVVLEVVRDEAPDAVVVASGFGRTSQWLRNVIAEPRCHVSIGRARRRPATATVLGVEEGETVLADYRQAHPKSWEHLSAIMVEATGESDPQIPLVRLQWSAGHGSR; encoded by the coding sequence ATGAGAGAGCGCGTGACCGCCTGGGGTGCCAAGCTCCTGCAGAGCCGGGCCTTCGTCAGAGCTCCCATCCCGCTGTTTCGGGCTGGCTTGGGATTCCTCCTCGGTGGGCGCCTGCTGATGCTGGAGCACGTGGGTCGCACCACCGGGCAGGCCAGGTATGTCGTCCTGGAAGTGGTGCGCGACGAGGCGCCCGATGCTGTCGTGGTCGCCTCGGGGTTCGGTCGCACCTCACAGTGGCTCCGCAATGTGATCGCTGAGCCCCGGTGCCACGTGAGCATCGGACGCGCGCGACGTCGTCCCGCCACGGCCACCGTCCTGGGGGTCGAGGAGGGCGAAACCGTGCTGGCCGACTACCGACAGGCACACCCGAAGTCCTGGGAGCACCTGTCCGCCATCATGGTCGAGGCGACGGGGGAGTCCGACCCGCAGATACCCCTGGTGCGCCTGCAGTGGAGCGCCGGGCACGGGAGCAGGTGA
- a CDS encoding ribbon-helix-helix domain-containing protein, producing the protein MSKDYSDAADWAEHDMELPKDSKSALRGHAAAEFGAEVLRRAGGRPALDPTATPGAHSPRRQVRLPQELSDQVDELATRTATRPASIMRQAIQDYVDRHPSPA; encoded by the coding sequence ATGAGCAAGGACTACAGCGACGCGGCCGACTGGGCCGAGCACGACATGGAGCTGCCAAAGGACAGCAAGAGCGCACTGCGGGGTCACGCCGCCGCAGAGTTCGGTGCGGAGGTCCTCCGCCGCGCGGGTGGCCGTCCCGCGCTTGACCCCACGGCCACCCCTGGAGCGCACTCGCCCCGGCGCCAGGTGCGCCTCCCCCAGGAGCTCAGCGACCAGGTCGACGAGCTGGCCACCCGCACTGCGACCCGCCCAGCCAGCATCATGCGCCAGGCCATCCAGGACTACGTCGACCGGCACCCTTCACCGGCCTGA
- a CDS encoding MerR family transcriptional regulator, with translation MAGSEGWTHDPDLGVYGISVAAELSGMAASSLRAYETRGLIEPERTAGGTRRYSVNDIARLQAIGGLLDAGVNLAGVERVLQLQAENQQLRDHNLSVTPAGRTARRGR, from the coding sequence ATGGCTGGCAGTGAGGGTTGGACGCACGACCCTGACCTGGGTGTTTATGGCATCTCCGTGGCCGCCGAGCTCTCCGGGATGGCCGCCTCGTCACTGCGCGCCTATGAGACACGAGGACTGATCGAGCCGGAACGCACGGCGGGAGGCACGCGCCGCTACAGCGTGAACGACATCGCCCGGCTCCAGGCGATCGGGGGCCTTCTCGACGCAGGCGTCAACCTCGCGGGTGTCGAGCGGGTGCTCCAGCTGCAGGCCGAGAACCAGCAACTGCGCGACCACAACTTGAGCGTGACACCGGCCGGGCGGACGGCTCGTAGGGGCCGGTGA
- a CDS encoding alpha/beta hydrolase, translated as MDIRALRPPDQDPWPVFTHHPPISSEGVAGARSWTGLTYGFVRSFRPMTLDLHVPADVPGPVPLVVWIHGGGWTEGDRRYVPLQWPQQVLFEKVVAAEMAVATLDYRLLAEAPFPACVHDCVAAIRYLRRYADELSLDPHRVGIWGESAGAHLASLVAFVGSQQDDGHRLLGSVGVGEGPVDVAAAVLFYGPAEMGWLADGAADEEVRGGLGGDLAVVRDLSPVTQVHPGIPPVLLMHGRDDGMVPATESELLHQALREAGVDSTLEIIDGADHCFIGTPIEPHLDRAVAFLGQHLQGSVS; from the coding sequence ATGGACATCCGCGCGCTGCGTCCGCCCGATCAGGACCCGTGGCCGGTCTTCACCCACCACCCCCCGATCAGTTCCGAAGGGGTCGCCGGCGCACGTTCCTGGACCGGGCTGACCTATGGTTTCGTCCGCAGCTTCCGCCCCATGACCCTGGACCTGCACGTCCCGGCCGACGTGCCGGGGCCGGTGCCGCTGGTGGTGTGGATTCACGGCGGCGGCTGGACTGAGGGAGACCGGCGCTATGTCCCCCTGCAGTGGCCGCAGCAGGTGCTCTTCGAGAAGGTCGTCGCCGCAGAAATGGCGGTGGCGACCCTCGACTACCGACTGTTGGCCGAGGCACCCTTCCCCGCCTGCGTCCACGACTGCGTCGCCGCCATCCGTTATCTGCGTCGGTATGCCGACGAGCTCAGTCTGGACCCCCACCGCGTGGGGATCTGGGGCGAGTCCGCGGGGGCACACCTGGCCTCCCTGGTCGCATTCGTCGGTTCCCAGCAGGACGACGGTCACCGGCTGCTGGGCAGCGTGGGGGTCGGTGAGGGGCCGGTTGATGTCGCGGCGGCGGTGCTGTTCTACGGCCCGGCCGAGATGGGCTGGCTGGCCGACGGGGCAGCCGACGAGGAGGTGCGCGGCGGCCTCGGCGGTGACCTGGCCGTGGTGCGGGACCTTTCCCCCGTCACCCAGGTGCATCCCGGCATACCTCCTGTCCTGCTCATGCACGGACGCGACGACGGGATGGTCCCGGCGACCGAGAGCGAGCTCCTCCACCAGGCGCTGCGGGAGGCTGGTGTCGACAGCACGCTGGAGATCATCGACGGTGCTGACCACTGTTTCATCGGCACACCCATCGAGCCGCACCTGGACCGCGCCGTCGCCTTCCTCGGTCAGCACCTGCAGGGGTCCGTCTCGTGA
- a CDS encoding putative immunity protein has protein sequence MILPPVRDPRLVTIRRGGSLTDDDHRLLALWSAACAEHVLPLFEQGAPGDLRPRAAVEAIRAWTRGETGMMAARATGGHAMAAARDKHGAVRFAAYAAGQAACVAQVAEHDLGAAAYAIKAVRASVDDTASDEAGRAECRWQHAQLPAPVRSLVLADQARRNPLCWFVFDV, from the coding sequence GTGATCCTGCCACCTGTGCGCGACCCCCGGCTGGTGACGATCCGGCGCGGTGGGAGCCTCACCGATGATGATCACCGCCTCCTTGCGCTGTGGTCGGCAGCCTGCGCGGAGCACGTCCTACCCCTGTTCGAACAGGGCGCGCCCGGTGACCTGCGTCCCCGGGCTGCAGTTGAGGCCATCCGAGCCTGGACGCGGGGGGAGACGGGCATGATGGCCGCCCGTGCCACGGGCGGGCACGCCATGGCAGCTGCTCGTGACAAGCACGGTGCGGTCCGGTTCGCCGCCTACGCAGCGGGACAGGCGGCCTGCGTCGCCCAAGTCGCGGAGCATGACCTCGGTGCCGCTGCCTATGCGATCAAGGCGGTCCGGGCCAGTGTCGATGACACAGCATCGGACGAGGCGGGACGTGCGGAGTGCCGCTGGCAGCACGCCCAGTTGCCGGCCCCTGTCCGCAGCCTCGTCCTGGCCGACCAGGCACGGCGCAATCCGTTGTGCTGGTTCGTTTTTGACGTGTGA
- a CDS encoding aldo/keto reductase: MLTQAWSPLGKRQAQYAAPPVAHAAERAGVTPAQVILRWHLERGVMPLPKSATPERQLANLDVEGFSLTDQEVSAITALGQPDGRLFGGDPMTHEEM; encoded by the coding sequence GTGCTCACCCAGGCATGGAGCCCTCTCGGCAAGCGACAGGCGCAGTATGCCGCTCCCCCCGTCGCACACGCAGCCGAGCGGGCAGGGGTCACACCCGCCCAGGTGATCCTAAGGTGGCACCTGGAGCGCGGAGTCATGCCGCTGCCGAAGTCGGCAACACCCGAGCGGCAGCTGGCCAACCTTGACGTCGAGGGGTTCTCCCTCACTGATCAGGAGGTCTCAGCGATCACCGCACTCGGCCAGCCGGACGGCCGGCTGTTCGGGGGCGACCCGATGACCCACGAGGAGATGTAG
- a CDS encoding Hsp20/alpha crystallin family protein: MLMRTDPFREMDRLTQQLFNGTSGMTGTMARPSVMPMDAWRDGDTFIVEFDLPGVRAESIDMDVERNVVTVRAERPTQDQDREMLAAERTRGVFSRQLVLGDNLDTEHIQASYDAGVLTLRIPVAERAKPRKISISGRDQEQQAISA, translated from the coding sequence ATGCTCATGCGGACCGACCCGTTCCGGGAGATGGACCGGTTGACGCAGCAGCTGTTCAACGGGACGAGCGGGATGACGGGCACCATGGCACGGCCGTCCGTGATGCCGATGGACGCCTGGCGCGACGGCGACACATTCATCGTCGAGTTTGACCTGCCGGGAGTGCGGGCCGAGTCGATTGACATGGATGTCGAGCGCAACGTGGTGACCGTCCGGGCGGAGCGCCCGACGCAGGACCAGGACCGTGAGATGTTGGCCGCCGAGCGAACGCGAGGCGTCTTCAGCCGGCAGCTGGTGCTCGGGGACAACCTGGACACCGAGCACATCCAGGCCAGCTATGACGCCGGCGTGCTCACGCTGCGGATCCCGGTGGCCGAGCGGGCCAAGCCCCGCAAGATCAGCATCTCCGGCCGCGACCAGGAGCAGCAGGCGATCAGCGCCTGA